From the Scatophagus argus isolate fScaArg1 chromosome 21, fScaArg1.pri, whole genome shotgun sequence genome, one window contains:
- the ppm1bb gene encoding protein phosphatase 1bb isoform X1 — MGAFLDKPKTEKHSAHGEGNGLRYGLSSMQGWRVEMEDAHTAVVGLPHGLADWSFFAVYDGHAGSRVANYCSGHLLEHILSGGADFSSGPSSVEGVKDGIRSGFLNIDEYMRSFSDLRQGLDRSGSTAVCVLLSPTHLYFINCGDSRAVLSRDSKVGFSTQDHKPCNPREKERIQNAGGSVMIQRVNGSLAVSRALGDYDYKCVDGKGPTEQLVSPEPEVCVLERAAEGDEFVVLACDGIWDVMSNEELCDFVRSRLQVCDDLEKVCNSVVDTCLHKGSRDNMSVVLVCFPGAPKISEEAVKKEEELDKYLETRVEELLGNCEEGGVMDLVSVLRSIATENIPNLPPGGGLASKRSVIEAVYNRLNPHREEDGACAGGEEESEEGGGSTAAHLLEALRQFRLHHRGQYRSVLEESLAAYHLRGESTTEGAGEGARTYDTDQQEQPASPPSPPSPPPSPATAEPEASQDAPAPGSDPSSE, encoded by the exons ATGGGTGCATTCCTGGACAAGCCGAAGACGGAGAAGCATAGTGCCCATGGTGAGGGTAATGGACTGCGCTATGGCCTGAGCTCCATGCAGGGCTGGCGGGTGGAGATGGAGGACGCCCACACAGCTGTGGTGGGCTTACCCCATGGACTCGCTGACTGGTCCTTCTTTGCTGTCTACGATGGCCATGCAGGCTCCCGGGTGGCCAACTACTGCTCCGGCCACTTGCTGGAGCACATCTTATCAGGAGGGGCAGACTTCAGTTCAGGGCCTAGCTCCGTGGAGGGAGTGAAAGATGGCATCCGCTCGGGCTTCCTGAACATTGACGAGTACATGCGCAGCTTCTCCGACCTGCGGCAGGGCCTGGATCGCAGTGGATCAACAGCCGTGTGCGTGTTGCTCAGCCCAACCCACCTCTACTTCATTAACTGCGGCGACTCGCGGGCCGTGCTGAGTCGAGACAGCAAGGTGGGCTTCTCTACCCAGGACCACAAGCCCTGCAACCCCCGTGAAAAGGAGCGCATCCAGAACGCTGGCGGCTCAGTCATGATCCAGAGGGTAAATGGCTCCCTGGCTGTGTCCCGGGCCCTGGGGGACTATGACTACAAATGTGTGGATGGTAAGGGCCCCACGGAGCAGCTGGTGAGCCCCGAGcccgaggtgtgtgtgttggagcgGGCAGCCGAAGGTGACGAGTTTGTGGTGCTGGCATGTGATGGAATCTGGGATGTCATGTCCAACGAGGAGCTTTGTGACTTTGTCCGCTCGCGACTCCAGGTGTGTGATGACTTGGAGAAGGTCTGTAACTCAGTGGTCGACACCTGTCTGCATAAG GGGAGCAGGGACAACATGAGTGTGGTGTTGGTGTGTTTCCCTGGAGCTCCCAAGATCTCAGAGGAGGCtgtgaagaaagaagaggaattGGATAAATACCTGGAGACCCGTGTTGAGG agTTACTGGGAAACTGTGAGGAGGGTGGAGTCATGGACCTGGTATCTGTCCTGAGGAGCATTGCCACAGAGAACATCCCTAACCTTCCACCTGGAGGAGGCCTGGCCAGCAA acgGAGTGTGATCGAGGCGGTGTACAACAGGCTGAACCCTCACAGAGAAGAGGACGGG GCCTGTGcggggggagaggaggagagtgaggagggaggTGGCAGCACGGCGGCTCATCTGCTAGAGGCTCTGCGGCAGTTCCGCCTGCACCACCGGGGGCAGTACCGCTCGGTGCTGGAAGAGTCCCTGGCTGCCTACCACCTGCGGGGGGAGAGCACTACCGAGGGAGCAGGGGAGGGCGCGAGGACCTACGACACCGACCAACAGGAACAGCccgcctcccctccctctcccccctcaCCCCCGCCCTCACCTGCCACTGCAGAGCCGGAGGCCAGCCAAGATGCGCCTGCCCCTGGGTCCGATCCCTCCTCTGAATGA
- the ppm1bb gene encoding protein phosphatase 1bb isoform X2: MGAFLDKPKTEKHSAHGEGNGLRYGLSSMQGWRVEMEDAHTAVVGLPHGLADWSFFAVYDGHAGSRVANYCSGHLLEHILSGGADFSSGPSSVEGVKDGIRSGFLNIDEYMRSFSDLRQGLDRSGSTAVCVLLSPTHLYFINCGDSRAVLSRDSKVGFSTQDHKPCNPREKERIQNAGGSVMIQRVNGSLAVSRALGDYDYKCVDGKGPTEQLVSPEPEVCVLERAAEGDEFVVLACDGIWDVMSNEELCDFVRSRLQVCDDLEKVCNSVVDTCLHKGSRDNMSVVLVCFPGAPKISEEAVKKEEELDKYLETRVEELLGNCEEGGVMDLVSVLRSIATENIPNLPPGGGLASKRSVIEAVYNRLNPHREEDGSAGELEDPW; the protein is encoded by the exons ATGGGTGCATTCCTGGACAAGCCGAAGACGGAGAAGCATAGTGCCCATGGTGAGGGTAATGGACTGCGCTATGGCCTGAGCTCCATGCAGGGCTGGCGGGTGGAGATGGAGGACGCCCACACAGCTGTGGTGGGCTTACCCCATGGACTCGCTGACTGGTCCTTCTTTGCTGTCTACGATGGCCATGCAGGCTCCCGGGTGGCCAACTACTGCTCCGGCCACTTGCTGGAGCACATCTTATCAGGAGGGGCAGACTTCAGTTCAGGGCCTAGCTCCGTGGAGGGAGTGAAAGATGGCATCCGCTCGGGCTTCCTGAACATTGACGAGTACATGCGCAGCTTCTCCGACCTGCGGCAGGGCCTGGATCGCAGTGGATCAACAGCCGTGTGCGTGTTGCTCAGCCCAACCCACCTCTACTTCATTAACTGCGGCGACTCGCGGGCCGTGCTGAGTCGAGACAGCAAGGTGGGCTTCTCTACCCAGGACCACAAGCCCTGCAACCCCCGTGAAAAGGAGCGCATCCAGAACGCTGGCGGCTCAGTCATGATCCAGAGGGTAAATGGCTCCCTGGCTGTGTCCCGGGCCCTGGGGGACTATGACTACAAATGTGTGGATGGTAAGGGCCCCACGGAGCAGCTGGTGAGCCCCGAGcccgaggtgtgtgtgttggagcgGGCAGCCGAAGGTGACGAGTTTGTGGTGCTGGCATGTGATGGAATCTGGGATGTCATGTCCAACGAGGAGCTTTGTGACTTTGTCCGCTCGCGACTCCAGGTGTGTGATGACTTGGAGAAGGTCTGTAACTCAGTGGTCGACACCTGTCTGCATAAG GGGAGCAGGGACAACATGAGTGTGGTGTTGGTGTGTTTCCCTGGAGCTCCCAAGATCTCAGAGGAGGCtgtgaagaaagaagaggaattGGATAAATACCTGGAGACCCGTGTTGAGG agTTACTGGGAAACTGTGAGGAGGGTGGAGTCATGGACCTGGTATCTGTCCTGAGGAGCATTGCCACAGAGAACATCCCTAACCTTCCACCTGGAGGAGGCCTGGCCAGCAA acgGAGTGTGATCGAGGCGGTGTACAACAGGCTGAACCCTCACAGAGAAGAGGACGGG AGCGCCGGTGAGCTTGAAGACCCCTGGTAG
- the six3b gene encoding homeobox protein SIX3b, translated as MVFRSPLDFFSVSRILLPHFADGPPVLARSRSPEDPPSACPPLALAGLCFSAAQIASVCETLEETGDIERLARFLWSLPVTADGRDSISEHESVQRARAVVAYHTGSFRELYHILETHRFTRASHGKLQAMWLEAHYREAEKLRGRPLGPVDKYRVRKKFPLPRTIWDGEQKTHCFKERTRGMLREWYLQDPYPNPGKKRELAHATGLTPTQVGNWFKNRRQRDRAAAAKNSLQHHGMRPGGTRSLSGGECSPDESGEPADGETLLSVTDSDSDLDV; from the exons ATGGTGTTCAGATCGCCGCTCGACTTTTTCTCAGTCTCCCGTATCCTCCTGCCCCACTTCGCGGATGGGCCACCTGTTTTGGCCCGCTCCCGGTCCCCGGAGGACCCACCTTCTGCCTGTCCTCCCCTGGCTCTCGCGGGGCTGTGTTTCTCTGCGGCGCAGATCGCCAGCGTCTGCGAAACTCTGGAGGAGACCGGAGACATCGAACGGCTGGCCCGCTTCCTCTGGTCTCTCCCGGTGACCGCAGACGGCCGCGACTCCATCTCTGAGCACGAGTCCGTGCAGCGGGCCCGCGCCGTGGTGGCCTATCACACGGGGAGTTTCCGCGAGCTTTATCACATCCTGGAGACGCACCGCTTTACGCGCGCCTCGCATGGTAAACTGCAAGCAATGTGGCTTGAAGCTCACTACCGGGAGGCAGAGAAGCTCCGGGGGCGGCCGCTCGGACCAGTTGACAAGTACCGCGTGAGGAAGAAGTTTCCGTTACCGAGGACCATCTGGGACGGAGAACAGAAGACGCACTGCTTTAAAGAGCGCACTCGGGGAATGTTAAGAGAGTGGTACCTGCAGGACCCGTATCCGAACCCCGGGAAGAAACGGGAACTGGCGCACGCAACAGGACTCACACCGACCCAGGTTGGGAACTGGTTTAAAAACCGGAGACAGAGAGACCGGGCGGCAGCAGCCAAGAACAG cCTGCAGCACCACGGGATGCGTCCAGGCGGCACACGTTCGCTCAGCGGAGGTGAATGCAGTCCAGACGAAAGTGGAGAGCCTGCAGATGGAGAAACGCTTCTCTCGGTAACGGACAGCGACTCTGACTTGGATGTCTGA